Genomic DNA from Telopea speciosissima isolate NSW1024214 ecotype Mountain lineage chromosome 2, Tspe_v1, whole genome shotgun sequence:
TGTCGCGCTAGCAACCTATTacagagaaaggaaaaacaggGCTTAATGAACCTATTATTTACAGTACCTGTTGTTCAAGAAAGAGACTGAATCTATTTCTAAGCTTTTTTAAAGAAACCAAAGTTAAAATTGCTCTCTTCCTCTACCCTCTCTTTTCCAAGAgggtgggaggagagagattaatCCAACCTATAaagcttctttcttttttgctaATTTTAAGGCTTTTAATGATGAACTAATTGTTTAAAGTATTTTAGGTGCtttatttggttttgaaaatttccTTCAAATAGTAAATGAGGTAATGATCTTGAGATTTTCTTGAACAATTAAGGACCTGTTTTTGGTATTTGAGTCAACACAAAAGTATCAAATAGTTTTAACAACTTCacgttggggggggggggtggttagAAGTTTTACAAACTCGTCTGACTCTTCAAGCTGATGCCTAATAAAGAAACCAATCTTTCTCTATATTTTGTTCTGGATTCTCACCTTTATGTTCTTCTGCACCATTCTTAAATATAAGTTAAATGTTTGGACCACTTCCAATTCATTGGATCAGGCCACCCATAAAGTAATAATCCACATACAGTAATACAGATAAGCCCATGAAACATAGTACAGGGATGGGAAAAGGTAGTATAGAATAGCTGCCATAATGAATCTTATCATCTCTGTAATCCAGAGGCAGAGGAGATTCCAGTTATGGCAACTCAACTAGTCATGATAAATGGATCATCAACAATCAAAACCAACCAAGCACTCAGTAAAATCAATGATCAGATGACTAATCATATATAAATACAATCATACTGATACCCAAATCATATTTACActaaaaaaagaggggaaaatgagGAGAGGGTGTGGAAGAATGTTAATGATTTCAGTTAAATGCATACCTGGGGAATGACACcgatctcgaggaggagaggaCCCAATATGAATCCACCACCAGAGCCCAACAAGCCCCCAACGGTACCTCCCAAGATGCCACAGAGAGCGCAGAAAGTAAGGTTCATGGCTGTCCAATCTATTGTTGCCTCACAAACTGTCTCTGTGTTACCGTCCAGTTTCCTCTTCTTGCTTTCCTTGTACAGTTTCATCACTTCAAATCCAAACACCCCAAGTGCCACAGGCAACTATGTTTACCAAAATTAGTTAACACATAAAAAGTAGTTGAAACACATATAAACCAAAATGAAAATCCACAGCTTTCAGCAGCTAATCAATCCACCTACCTGTAAGAAGTTGAGCACCCAGTACCAAGCACCACAAACCACAGAATTATTCTGCAAACCCAGAATCAGAATATAAGAATCTGAGGGgtctaagaagaagaaaagataaaaagcaAGGAAGGGGATTTACTACTAACCTTTAGGATCTGAAGAGCAAGAAAAGTAACCCATACGAGCAGGAGGACAAGAATCCTCTTCCATCTCAGGTTGAAACGTAATATTTGCTGTAAACAAGGGATAAATAAGGAAAATTAGGATCAATCATTTCCTAAGAATATTAGACTTAGACGAGACAACTACAAGAAACAGTTCTAAGAGGAGGTCGCTCACTAGTCTGGTTTTCTCCTCTTTTGGTACCAGTGGTTCATAATCTGCATCAATAAGAACTGCAAAAGCAAATAGAGCAACAAGCTTTAAATGAAAACCCATATAACAAAACTTATATTTTGAACAAAGAAAACCAGTAATCTGTAAAAAACACCAAGTAATTTTGATGCTTACGTTCACCACGAGAGTCAACTGGAGCCGCCTGTTGCTTCTCGAATTCcttctgcaatttttttgcGTTTTATATTTCACAACACAGTACAAAAAAATACTTAACAAAATTTCCATGAGAAGAGTACAGAATGATAATACTAATTATTCCAACCAAACCTTCATAATAGTCTCTTCCTTCCACATGCTAATAGCCTTGCAGAATGACCTCGATGATGTCCCTGATtcagaattaaaaaaatagacaaaagGGTTAGAGAGATGATCTACAAACATGATTAGTGGGGTTTGTTAGAAGTAACCAATATTATAGTACtgaggaagaaggggaaaattGAAGAATCAGACCCACCCAGGAAAAGAACAATGATGAGGACGGTGATGAGCCAGTAAGGGAAGACGACGCTTAAAGCAACTCCAATGGTGATGCCGAGCATGAGCATGGGCTGGAAAAGAAGGGCGAGATCGTAGTCGATTATGGGCACATTCTTCGTTGGATGGGGTACCCTCAAGTTATACCAAACAGACGATGCTGATGCACCCATTATCATACCTGCAACAGTCCCCAAATACGAAAATTTTCTACATATAAATGAGGAGAAACCCATGGTTTTGGCAATGCAGTGAAACAGAGGGAGAGATTACATTTGGAAAGAGCAGCAGCGGATTTAGTATCAAAACCAACAACCAAATTGAGCATTGGAACAAAGATGCCTCCACCTCCAACACCACCAACCGTTCCGAAAGCGGAACCCAGAAACCCAATCACCGTTGCCAATATGGTTCTCCAGCTAAATTTCAGTTCCTACAAAATACAAGTAAAACCCAGAAAGAAAATCACTGCTCCAACCATAATAGAATAAAGAAACACACAAGAAGCGTAAGAACATGGTTACAGAATGATTTACCGGCCAAACTAGTTCGCTACTGCTTAGTTCACCAGAACCATTGGAGTAGTAGTAGTGATTGAGGGTTGAGTTTGGAGACGAGAGAGAAGACGGAagtagaagatgatgatgatggtctTGGGATTGGCCAAGGAGAAAGGTGGAAACAACTGCCAAGGAGAAACCCGTGACAAGATACAGAAGGAATCCTTTGGTTGCCATGGCCCGTCTTGCCTCTCTATCAAAAATCTCTTTTAGACACGGCAATGGTACATGTAACTCCTATAAATAGGCCCAACAGTTACTTTATATTAATCCAATAAGAAAATGCAGatttccttccttccctctttatgtcagagagagggagagagagagtgtgtgtgtgacaGAGAACTGAAAACGAAGGTGGGGGGTGTTTTATATCTTGGCAGGCGAGTAGTGGGCTTATGAAACGAAATTGCAGCCGCATATGGCTTAAATAAACAGATTCGTTTACGTTTACGCCATAGTTTTCCTACGCCGCCTTTGTTTGGATAGGTTTTCTAAGGGGTCAATGACTCAATGATCATCTATTTCTCCCACTTGAAGCATGGTTTAATGTTTTAATGCACAGTATCGGATCGGGCAATTGGCACAGATCGGGGATCGGCATGGATCAGTCCATATTGATCAGTTTTGCCCctaattttccttaaaaattgGGTTAAGTATTGATATCAGTGTAGGTCGATACCAATATTGATACGAATTGCCCGATACGGTCAATCTGTGTTTGATACCTAAAACTATGACTTGAAGGCATGATCTCTCAACTATGACCATTGGATATTAAGTATTAAATAAGTAGCATCGATGTAGTTCACACTATTGACACCGATATTGATACTGATACATATCGGTCGCATCCAGCTGTATTGAATTGATATAGGATCAAAACACCATTTTTTCTCAATAACATTATAATATTTGTCCCCATACCAATGCCGATTACAACAAATATCAATAGataggtaggggtgtcaaatggtcgGGTTGGCCCGGTTTCGGTCTCAGAATGAGTGAGACCCAAACTAAACCATTAAGAAAAGTTGGTTTTTAGGCGGTTTCGATTTATTGGGTTAATATTAGTTTAAATCGGtttgttttcaaatttgaaccacaatgaaatcttacattcataacttaTAGTGAAGAAAGATTCGATAAAAACACTTCAATTCACCTTCGCCAagtcaaagaagtaaacaaccaagaatagaaaaattgatttgatgtgttcatATTATAATATGAATAAAGACAAAATAAATTGTAAGGGAAATATAATTAATATTTAAATCAATAGATAAATTTGGTGCACTTATCACACTAATTTTCAATTGGAAACTTACTTTCATTCATTATAGGAAAGAAAAGaccaaactcttttttttttcagatcaAAACTTGTCCTTTAAGCTGTCCAAAACTTGTTTTAAAAaagtttggttttgggattcagatcgtctacggcgctACGGGTAAAGTAGCCTGAGCGGCGCACAAACAGGACGCcctgcaatgactgccttacccctgcccgagcaacttggccgagcgggggtaaggcggtcattgcagggTGCCCTGTTTGTGCACCGCTTAGGCCGCTTTGGGCAGGGCGCcatagacgatctgaattgttGGTTTTGCTAGGGATGGATCAGCCTGATCAAAAAGACAATAGAAAATTGTTGGTTTTTTGTAGTTCTTGATGGTGGTCCCTTAGGTTTCTTTAAATCTTCGAGGGGGCTGCGTCAAGGGGAACCTTTGTCGCCTTCTCTTTTTATTCTTGCAAAGGAAGTTCTGAGCAGAGGTTTAAGATCTTTGTTTGTGGAGGAAAGAGCAACTTTTTTTCAGCTTCCTCAGGGATGCCCGGGAATTTCACATAGCTTGTTTGCAGATGATACCATAATCTTCTCCAGGGAGCTGAAGAATTCTTTGAAACAAATCCTTGGATTCATTAATAGGTATGAAAACATTTCAGGGCAGCTGGTGAATAAGGCTAAAAGTTGCTTTGTAATGAGCGAGAAAGCCTCTGAGCACAAGTGTCGCATGGTGGAGTTGGTTACGGGTTTTACTAGAAAGAGATTGGCAATCACTTATCTTGGAGCGCCTCTATACTCTGGGCGACTCCGCATTAATTTCTTTGATGACTTCTTATTTAAAATGCGAAGGAAGGTTGCTAGCTTGAAAGGGAAATTACTGTTTTCAGGGGCGAGAGTGGTTTTGCTCAAACATGTGCTGGCCTCCATGCCAATTCATATCATCTCATCCTTGGATATCCCAAAAATTGTTATTAGAAGATTTAACAGTATTTGTTCTGACTTCTTGTGGGGCCCATCTGATTGGGGCAAGCGAAACCGATCAAAGAAGGTGACCTGGGCATTCGTCGCTTAGAGGACATAAGCCTAGCTTTGCGCTTAAAGGGCCTGTGGAGAATCCTATCTTCAAAATCAATGTGGTGTTCCTTTTTTAAAGCAAAATTTCTCAAAAATGAGCATATAATTTTGAGAGGTTTGCGGGTTGGTGGGTTGATCTCTTAGAAAGGAGTTCTTGATCTCAAAAACACGGTGGCTCATTGGAAAAGGAGAAATCTatttttggcttgataattggtcAGAATGGGGGGCTTTGGTAGATTATGTAGACGGGGCCCTTCAACTTGACTTATCCATTCGTGTCAAAGATGTTACTAGTGTGGATGGAACCTAGAATCAAGAGATTCTGATTAAAATTGATTCAGTCAATGTGTGTGACAGTCTGATGAACGGTAAGTTTTTTCTGTCTGACAAGGAGGATACCCTTGTTTGGACTCCGACGAGGGATCGTAAATTTTCCACTAAATCCTCGTAGAATTGTTTCGAATGAAGAGCCACTTGCTAAATGGTTGTGGAATTGTATGATCCCCACCAAGATTGGGTTTTTCTCTTGGCAGGTCTTGAGTGGAGGAGTCCCCACAGATGACGCCATCATGAGGATGGGGGTCCCATTAGCTTCGAAATGTCTATGTTGTGGTCAATCCAAGTGTGAATCGACGAATCACTGTCTGGTGGAAGGGGGTACGGCATCCAAGGTTTGGAGTTTCTTCGCTAAAATTTGTGAAGTGGAGATTGTTCCATCGCAGGATGTGCGGAGCAAATTATTATTTTGGCATAATCATGCCAAGGATGATAGCTTGTATAGAGTGATTATTGGAGTGCTACCTTCTTTCATAATTTGGGAataatggaaagaaagaaataatcgTAGACATGGGGAAAAGGCTTGTGCGGCTAGTTGGCTGGTGGAGGTAATTAGAAATTGGGTTAAAGAGATTCCCCTTTATTCTTTGTTTGTGAAGTTCCCTTCTTTCAGGAAAAATCTTGGTTTACAATTATTTGGTATTGCTCACCCCACTAAAGCCTATGAAGTGCCGATTCATGTATTTTGGTATCCTCCTTTTTCCTCAATTAAGCTCAATG
This window encodes:
- the LOC122652562 gene encoding sulfite exporter TauE/SafE family protein 4; protein product: MATKGFLLYLVTGFSLAVVSTFLLGQSQDHHHHLLLPSSLSSPNSTLNHYYYSNGSGELSSSELVWPELKFSWRTILATVIGFLGSAFGTVGGVGGGGIFVPMLNLVVGFDTKSAAALSKCMIMGASASSVWYNLRVPHPTKNVPIIDYDLALLFQPMLMLGITIGVALSVVFPYWLITVLIIVLFLGTSSRSFCKAISMWKEETIMKKEFEKQQAAPVDSRGELLIDADYEPLVPKEEKTRLQILRFNLRWKRILVLLLVWVTFLALQILKNNSVVCGAWYWVLNFLQLPVALGVFGFEVMKLYKESKKRKLDGNTETVCEATIDWTAMNLTFCALCGILGGTVGGLLGSGGGFILGPLLLEIGVIPQVASATATFVMMFSSSLSVVEFYLLKRFPIPFALYLISVSILAGFWGQFFVRKLVTLLKRASLIIFILSAVIFASAVTMGIVGVETCIIMIRDHEYMGFISFCDN